One part of the Gossypium raimondii isolate GPD5lz chromosome 1, ASM2569854v1, whole genome shotgun sequence genome encodes these proteins:
- the LOC105773693 gene encoding peroxidase N1: MEPSYIFLTMAVTLLSMPATGFGQGTTRVGFYSKTCPRAESIVKSTVESHFRSNPAIAPGLLRMHFHDCFVNGCDGSVLIDGPNTERKAVQNSLLRGFDVIDEAKAKLEAACPGVVSCADILALAARDSVVLTKGINWKVPTGRRDGKVSLQSEAAKLPGFTDSIESQKQQFARFGLNTQDLVTLVGGHTIGTAACLVFNYRLNNFTNGGPDPTINPSFLPQLRSLCPQNGNNFRRVDLDTGSANKFDTSFFTNLKNGRGVLESDQKLWTDASTRTFVQQFLGEKGVRKLNFGKEFAKSMVKMSNIGVKTGSNSEIRRVCSAIN, from the exons ATGGAGCCTTCTTACATATTCCTTACAATGGCTGTCACATTGTTATCAATGCCTGCGACTGGTTTCGGGCAAGGAACCACTCGGGTCGGGTTCTATTCAAAAACATGCCCACGAGCGGAATCCATCGTTAAGTCGACTGTTGAATCCCATTTCCGTTCAAATCCAGCTATTGCGCCGGGGTTGTTGAGGATGCATTTTCATGATTGCTTCGTTAATGGCTGTGATGGCTCCGTCCTTATCGACGGTCCTAATACGGAGAGGAAAGCCGTTCAGAATAGCTTGTTGAGAGGCTTTGATGTCATCGACGAGGCTAAAGCTAAGCTTGAAGCTGCTTGTCCCGGCGTCGTTTCGTGTGCTGATATTCTAGCTCTCGCTGCTCGTGATTCCGTCGTCTTG ACAAAAGGAATAAATTGGAAGGTGCCGACAGGACGTAGAGATGGGAAGGTTTCGTTGCAATCAGAAGCCGCAAAATTGCCTGGCTTTACGGACTCCATTGAGTCCCAAAAGCAACAGTTCGCTCGCTTTGGTCTCAACACTCAAGACCTTGTCACCCTTGTTG GAGGACACACCATAGGGACAGCAGCTTGCTTGGTATTTAACTATAGATTAAACAACTTCACCAATGGTGGTCCGGACCCGACGATCAACCCATCATTTCTCCCTCAACTCCGATCACTTTGCCCGCAAAACGGAAACAACTTCCGACGTGTTGATTTGGATACCGGTAGTGCTAACAAGTTCGACACGTCTTTCTTCACCAACTTGAAAAACGGTCGGGGAGTGCTCGAGTCGGACCAAAAGTTATGGACCGATGCGTCGACGAGGACTTTTGTACAACAGTTCTTGGGCGAGAAAGGCGTCCGAAAATTGAACTTCGGAAAGGAATTCGCGAAGTCCATGGTGAAGATGAGTAATATAGGTGTGAAGACGGGTAGTAACAGTGAAATCCGAAGAGTTTGCTCGGCcattaactaa
- the LOC105773702 gene encoding uncharacterized protein LOC105773702 translates to MDFHRNPSTNSASSSTSSTSSAAAHHQPPHSSATDNDPMHSWWESVSKQRSRILSLAALLPSDGVAVSSLADSDRPAVSLLSSPFAYSLISSALSSPKSGSGSDRLCQWLYETFQSSDPHLRLLVLSFLPLLSGIYLSRVHSSDSSSLPSLAGFEAVLLAVYSSEAKSRAGKPLLVQIPDLSQPSLYHAPRNKPVDDRSRQSVGVLSPPLEPHLAVKSTKRAIIVGTALDCYYKQVSQMPAWSKLDFCKFAAAWAGQDCPCRTKLDRDEDNHHENGNVNGNGHIRLLREDSGFSNGTRSGDGDEVDYEDDVIKEVVVVEMNTLGINEENLETKGVRIPLPWELLRPVVTILGHCLFGPLNSQDVKDSASVAVRCLYARASHDLAPQAILALQSLIRLDKNARAAATTAATVTTNASSNANTPSKAKKPEILLVSK, encoded by the coding sequence ATGGACTTCCACCGAAACCCTTCCACAAACTCTGCCTCTTCTTCCACCTCCTCCACTTCCTCCGCCGCTGCTCACCACCAACCTCCTCATTCCTCCGCCACCGACAACGATCCGATGCATTCATGGTGGGAATCCGTCTCCAAACAACGTTCCCGCATCCTTTCCCTCGCCGCTCTCCTCCCTTCCGATGGAGTCGCCGTGTCTTCCTTGGCTGATTCTGACCGTCCCGCTGTCTCCCTACTCTCGTCGCCCTTCGCTTACTCTTTGATTTCCTCCGCCCTTTCTTCTCCTAAATCCGGCTCTGGCTCCGACCGTCTCTGCCAATGGCTTTACGAAACTTTCCAATCGTCCGATCCTCATCTCCGCCTTCTCGTCCTCTCTTTTCTACCTCTTCTTTCCGGCATCTACCTTTCCCGTGTCCACTCATCGGATTCTTCTTCTCTGCCGTCGCTTGCCGGATTCGAAGCCGTTCTCCTCGCTGTTTACTCTTCCGAAGCGAAATCTCGTGCCGGGAAACCACTTCTCGTTCAAATTCCCGACCTATCTCAACCTTCTCTTTACCACGCTCCTCGTAACAAGCCTGTTGATGACAGATCTAGACAATCCGTCGGCGTTTTATCACCTCCACTGGAGCCACACTTAGCCGTTAAGTCAACTAAGCGAGCCATCATCGTTGGAACCGCACTTGATTGCTATTACAAACAAGTTTCTCAAATGCCGGCTTGGTCTAAACTGGATTTCTGCAAATTCGCCGCCGCTTGGGCGGGGCAAGATTGTCCTTGTAGAACAAAGCTTGACAGAGATGAAGATAACCACCATGAAAACGGCAACGTAAACGGTAATGGTCACATTCGCCTTTTAAGGGAGGATTCAGGGTTTAGCAACGGAACAAGAAGCGGCGACGGAGATGAAGTGGACTATGAGGATGATGTGATTAAGGaagtggtggtggtggagaTGAACACTTTGGGAATTAACGAAGAGAATTTGGAGACAAAGGGTGTGAGGATCCCGTTACCTTGGGAACTTTTGAGGCCGGTAGTGACAATTTTAGGGCATTGTTTGTTTGGTCCTTTGAATTCACAAGATGTGAAGGACTCCGCCTCGGTCGCGGTTAGGTGTTTATACGCGAGGGCATCTCATGATTTGGCACCCCAAGCGATCTTGGCATTGCAGAGTCTGATAAGGCTTGATAAGAATGCAAGAGCGGCTGCAACAACGGCTGCTACGGTGACAACAAACGCTTCTTCGAATGCTAACACTCCTAGCAAGGCTAAGAAGCCCGAAATCCTATTGGTTTCCAAGTGA
- the LOC105773713 gene encoding putative clathrin assembly protein At1g03050, translated as MAPSKIRRALGHVKDQTSISLAKVGGSTSLSDLDVAIVKATRHEEYPAEERHIREILTLTSYSRAYVSACVNTLSRRLNKTKNWTVALKTLILIHRLLTEGDPTYEQEIFFSTRRGTRILNMSDFRDTSRSNSWDFSAFVRTFALYIDESLEFRMQGKNTKRNVYKCEEDFGEDYNNSLVAVKPTPVNEMKTEQLFQRMQQLQQLLERFLACRPTGEAKCNRVVTVALHPIVKESFNLYYDITETMGALIDRFMEVDMTDTMKIYEIFCRQSKQFDELEAFYSWCRSIGIARPSEFPEIEKITQKKLDLLDELILDKSALAQGNVNRDEPEREPEIKELEPEPEPEEDINAIKALPPPPENFFEEEEKVEDDNSKAIVVQQEVDFLNLGENAMSSEDHADKLALALFDGAVPAATSSGSGWDTLKADAGWETALVQSASNLNNLKPTLGGGFDHLLLDGMYQQGQMMAAVTSSAATGSASSVAFGSAGRSAATLALPAPPSSNGNKNNEPVAVDPFAGSLTVAPPSYVQMSDMEKKQKLLMEEQVMWDQFKRNGMRGGNVAVSNVQQQTYPYNQGGWYTHNYY; from the exons ATGGCACCAAGTAAGATCCGAAGAGCTCTCGGCCATGTTAAAGACCAGACGAGCATTAGTCTCGCCAAAGTCGGCGGTAGTACATCGCTTTCTGACCTCGATGTCGCCATCGTTAAAGCGACGAGACACGAAGAATACCCCGCCGAAGAACGGCACATTCGAGAAATACTTACGTTAACCTCGTATTCACGAGCTTACGTTAGTGCGTGCGTCAACACTCTCTCGAGACGTCTCAATAAGACTAAAAATTGGACCGTAGCattgaaaactttaatattGATACATCGTCTTCTCACCGAAGGTGATCCGACGTACGAGCAAGAGATCTTCTTCTCGACGAGGCGTGGGACTCGGATCCTCAACATGTCAGATTTTCGTGACACTTCGCGATCGAATTCGTGGGATTTCTCTGCATTCGTGCGGACTTTCGCGTTGTACATCGATGAAAGTTTGGAATTTAGAATGCAAGGGAAGAATACGAAACGGAATGTTTATAAATGTGAAGAAGATTTCGGGGAAGACTATAACAATAGCCTTGTCGCCGTTAAACCCACTCCGGTCAATGAGATGAAAACCGAGCAATTATTTCAAAGAATGCAGCAATTGCAGCAACTTCTTGAACGCTTCTTAGCTTGTCGACCAACAG GTGAAGCCAAATGCAATAGAGTGGTGACGGTGGCGCTTCATCCGATCGTAAAAGAGAGTTTCAATTTATATTACGACATAACCGAAACAATGGGAGCTTTAATCGATCGTTTCATGGAAGTCGACATGACAGATACCATGAAAATCTACGAGATTTTTTGCCGTCAAAGCAAACAATTCGACGAACTCGAAGCTTTTTATTCATGGTGTCGGAGCATCGGCATAGCTCGACCGTCGGAGTTCCCGGAGATCGAAAAAATAACTCAAAAGAAACTCGACCTCCTCGACGAGTTGATCCTTGACAAATCGGCGTTAGCTCAAGGGAACGTCAATAGAGATGAACCGGAACGGGAACCGGAAATTAAAGAACTGGAACCGGAACCGGAACCGGAAGAAGATATTAACGCTATTAAAGCATTACCACCGCCGCCGGAAAATTtctttgaagaagaagaaaaggttgAAGACGATAATTCAAAAGCTATTGTAGTACAACAAGAAGTTGATTTTTTGAACTTAGGGGAGAACGCTATGTCGAGTGAAGACCACGCCGATAAATTAGCTTTAGCTTTATTCGACGGTGCCGTTCCGGCGGCTACATCGTCGGGGTCGGGATGGGATACTTTAAAAGCCGATGCTGGTTGGGAAACCGCCTTGGTTCAGTCCGCGAGTAATCTAAACAACCTAAAACCGACCCTAGGTGGTGGATTCGACCATTTATTACTCGACGGAATGTATCAACAAGGACAAATGATGGCGGCGGTGACGAGTTCTGCGGCTACCGGAAGTGCTAGCAGTGTTGCGTTTGGATCAGCAGGGAGATCAGCGGCGACACTTGCGTTGCCGGCACCACCTTCATCGAATGGTAATAAGAACAATGAACCCGTCGCCGTTGACCCGTTTGCGGGGTCGTTGACGGTGGCGCCGCCGTCGTACGTGCAGATGTCGGATATGGAGAAGAAGCAGAAGTTGCTAATGGAAGAGCAAGTAATGTGGGATCAATTTAAAAGGAATGGAATGCGAGGAGGTAACGTTGCAGTGTCGAATGTACAACAACAAACGTATCCGTACAATCAAGGAGGGTGGTATACACATAATTACTATTGA
- the LOC105787139 gene encoding vacuolar iron transporter homolog 2 — protein MALSIHVNGGTEQKQFQEPVENPEFDYSQRGQWLRAAVLGANDGLVSVSSLLMGVGSVKQDVKAMVLAGFAGLVAGACSMAIGEFVSVYTQRDVEMAQMKRDGEKRSPVVDENDRRMEKKERLPSPGLAAGASALAFSVGAVLPLLAAAFIRDHKVRMAVVVVVASVALMVFGVVGALLGGAPVAKSGGRVLVGGWIAMGITFGLTKLIGLNGM, from the coding sequence ATGGCGTTGTCAATTCATGTCAATGGCGGTACCGAGCAAAAGCAGTTTCAAGAACCTGTTGAAAACCCTGAGTTCGATTACTCGCAAAGAGGACAATGGCTTCGAGCTGCTGTTTTGGGAGCCAACGATGGGTTAGTTTCAGTATCGTCACTGTTAATGGGTGTTGGTTCAGTTAAACAAGACGTCAAAGCCATGGTTCTCGCCGGTTTCGCCGGCTTGGTAGCCGGAGCTTGTAGCATGGCCATCGGAGAGTTCGTCTCGGTATACACCCAAAGGGATGTCGAGATGGCTCAAATGAAAAGAGACGGAGAAAAGAGATCACCGGTGGTTGATGAAAATGACCGGAGAATGGAGAAGAAGGAGCGGTTGCCGAGTCCGGGACTAGCCGCGGGAGCATCAGCGTTGGCTTTCTCGGTTGGTGCGGTGCTTCCGTTGTTGGCGGCAGCTTTTATAAGGGACCATAAGGTGAGGATGGCGGTGGTGGTTGTGGTGGCTAGTGTGGCGTTGATGGTGTTTGGGGTGGTGGGGGCCTTGCTCGGGGGAGCTCCGGTGGCGAAATCCGGTGGTAGGGTGCTTGTGGGAGGATGGATTGCTATGGGTATTACTTTTGGGCTTACTAAGTTGATTGGCTTAAATGGGAtgtaa